The nucleotide sequence GCCCGAGGAACAGCCAGCCGACGGGGTGCCGCGGCCGGTGCAGCGCCAGGCCGGCGCCGACGGTCGCCGCGCTCACCATCGCGAGGACGTAGACCAGCCCGTTCGTCACGCCCTGCGTGAGGTCGCCGCGTCCGGCGTCGCGCAGCAGCTCGTCGAAGACCAGGACCAGCGCGATCCCCGTGGGCACGATCGCCACCGCCACGGCGACGGCCGCGTACCGCAGCCTGGACGCGGTCATGGCTCGGCCGGCGCCAGCGCGGCTGTCGGGATCGTGCCCCGGATGACGGTGCCGGCGCCGGGCGCGCTGTCGACGGTCAGTTCGCCGCCGAACGCGCCGAGGCGGTCGCGCATGTTGACGAAGCCGTGGCTCTCGCTGGTGGCCGCGGGGTCGAAGCCGGCGCCGTCGTCGGCCACCTCGAACTCCAGCCCGCCCGACGCGGACCCGCCGACCCGCACCGTCGCCGACGCGCCCGGACCGGCGTGCTTGCCGGCGTTCTGCAGGGCCTCCAGGCAGCAGAAGTACACCGCCGCCTCCGCCTCGGGCAGGTAGCGGGCGCCGTCGGCCTCGACGGTGGTCGGGACGGCGGCCCGGCCGGCGGCGTTGCGCAGCGCCTCGCCGAGGCCGTGCTCGCGCAGCAGCGGCGGGTAGATGCCGTGCGCCAGCTCGCGCAGCTCGGTCAGCGTCTCCTGGACGTCGGTGCGCAGCTCCTCCAGCAGCGCGGCGGAGTCGCCGGTGGCCAGCCGGCGGGCCAGCCCCAGCTTCACCGCCAGCGCGACGAGCCGCTGCTGCGCGCCGTCGTGCAGGTTCCGCTCGATCTGCCGCCGCGACGCGTCGGCCGCGGAGACGATGCGGGCCCGCGACGCCTGCAGCTCGGCGTTGCGGCGGCGCAGCTCCTCCAGCGACGCCTGCAACGCGGAGTCGAGGCGGACGTTGTGCAGCGCCAGCCCGACCTGCCGGGCGAGGTCGGCCAGCATGCGGTCGTCGTCGTCGCGGAACGGCGGGTCGTCGGCGGAGCGCACCACGACGAGCAGCCCGAGCAGCCGGCCCAGGTGCGTCACCGACGCGACGCGCACCGACCGGCGTTCGCCGGGCAGCACCGACGGCAGCCACATCGCCGCCCACGCGGTGCCGGACACCCGGGCCCGGGTGACGGCGGCCAGCTCGGGGCCGGCGAGGGTCAGCCGGCCGGGTCCGCGCTCGGGCACCGAGACCGTCCGTTCCAGCACACCGTCCTCGCCGGTCCACACCTCCGCGCCGAGCGGGCCGAGCGTCGAGCGCAGCGTCTCGGCCAGCTGCAGCAGCAGCTCGTCCATAGGGACGGCGCGGGTCATCCGCGAGCCGAACGTCTCCAGCGCCGAGGCCGCCGGCCGCTGCGGCCGGCCGGCCCACTGCTCGGCCAGCTCTCGCAGCCGGCCGCGCACCGGCTCGGCCAGCACGACCGCCGTCAGCGCGGCCAGCATCGAGAACGCCAGCACGCCCTGCTCGTCGTCGTCGACCTCGCCGCCCAGCCCGATGACCACCACCAGGTAGACCGCCAGCACCATGAGCACCAGGCCGCAGAGCACCAGCGTGGGCCCGGCGACGGCGACCGCGCGGCGCCGCAGCCGGGGCAGGACCGCCGCCGTGACGGCCACCGGGACGGCGACCAGCCCGAGCAGCGCCCACGGCAGCAGCTCCCCCGGCAGGTCGATCAGCGTCCGCAGCGCCCACACCGCGAGCGCGGCGGTGACCGCGACCAGCGCCGCCCACCCGGCCCACAGCGCGGCGTCGCGCCGGTTCCGGGCCCGGGCCGCAGCGGGAGTCGCGTTCATGGTCCCCACCTCCTCATTCCGCTCTCAGGGTCTGCCAGACCGGGAACGACCCCGCCCGCCGGGCCGGCCACGCCGCCAGCGCGACGGCGGCGAGCACGGCCGCGGGGACCACGACGGCCACGGCCGGGAGCACCGGCGGCGGCACGTACTGGATCACCTCCGCGTCGGTGATGTAGCGCCACAGCCAGCTGCCGGCCGCGACGCCGAGCGGCGCACCGATCACCAGCCCGGCCAGCACGATCACCAACGACTGGGTGACGACGGCGCCGCGGCACTGGCCGCCGGTCAGCCCGAGGGCCCGCAGGACGGCGAGATCGCGCCGCCGCCGGCGGACCGCCACAGCCAGCGCGTGCCCGACGGCGGCCACCGCGAGCACCGCGAGGAACAGCGCGAGGTAGAGGGGAAGGCCCCGGATCACGAGCAGCTCCACCGAGTGGTCCCGCTGCAGAGCGGGGTGCGCCGACACGTCATCGGATACCGCACGCACGGCCTGATCCAGCCGCTGTGCCACGACCGCCGGGTCCGCGCCGTCGCGCACCGCGATGTGCGCGACATGGATCGAGGCGGCGCCGAACAGCGCGTCGAAGCCGGCCCCGGTGACCCAGCCGCCGTCGATGTTGTAGTTCCCCTGTCCCTCCGGCAGGAAGGCCAGTCCGGTGACCGTGAGCCGCCGCTCCGCCCGCGTCCCGGTCAGCTCGACGGTGTCGCCGACACCGACGCCGAAGGTCTCGGCGGTGAACGGGCCCAGCGCGACCTCGTCGGCCGTGGCGGGCAGCCGTCCTTCGTCCACGACGACGGGCAGCGGCTCGGCGACCGGCTGATAGGTGTACACCCTCGGGCTCGCGCCGCGGCCCTGCGCCACCGCGGACCGGCTGTCGTTGACGGCGGCGACGTCGGGGTCGGCCGCGATCAGGCCCAGCACCCGTCCGGTCCTGTCGTCCCCGATGTCCAGCGTGGCCTCCAGCGCGTGCACCTGGCCGTATCGGGCCGGCGTGGTCACGGCGTCGCCGACACCGGCCGCCAGGGTCAGCGCGGCCACCGTCCCCGCGATTCCGGCGACGGCGCCGACCAGCGCCGGCCGCACCGGGACCGCCTGCCGGCCGCGGCCGGGCTCCAGCGCCAGCCTGGTCCCGAGCACCAGCGGCAGCGGCAGGTCGCTGCGGGCGACGGCGGCCGCGACGGGCGAGCGACGCGGCGCCGCCGTGGAGCGCGACGCCCGCAGCGCGACGGCGGCCGTGAGGAGGCAGCCGCCCGCGACGGCGGCGACGACCACGGACCAGCCGACGGCCAGCACCGTCCAGTCGGCGTCCACCCCCGGTGCGGGCTCGCGCTGCTCCGCCGTCCCGATCGGGAACCACGCCGACGCGAGGACCGCCGCACCGACGCCGGCCGTCATGCCGGCGATCCCGGCCAAGGTCGGCCCGGCAGCGGCGGCCGCCACCTGCTGCCGCGGCGACAGGCCCAGCGCGCCGAGC is from Jiangella alkaliphila and encodes:
- a CDS encoding FtsX-like permease family protein, with amino-acid sequence MAGAWLRLEWRRRWRSLLVLALLLAVAGGAVLATIAGARRGVTSIERLDAATLPATAQVHPVDPRFDWDAVRAVQGVAAVGEVAFCSYELDGTPVDGPVPADGNVLRTVERPVVLDGRLADPDRADEAVVTPRFVRTYGHGVGDTVTVGLYRPVTLGISVTDWRGPVEEGARPPADGPEIRVHIVGVVRSPLFTDMPGAPGWLVPTAAFFAAYSENLLDPHGATGAMVRLDDGGSAYADFAEAVTDLTGRTDLTMWSEAAASAFSQRILDIEATAVTAFALAAGAAAVVLVGQAIARHTAAAMRDLRVLGALGLSPRQQVAAAAAGPTLAGIAGMTAGVGAAVLASAWFPIGTAEQREPAPGVDADWTVLAVGWSVVVAAVAGGCLLTAAVALRASRSTAAPRRSPVAAAVARSDLPLPLVLGTRLALEPGRGRQAVPVRPALVGAVAGIAGTVAALTLAAGVGDAVTTPARYGQVHALEATLDIGDDRTGRVLGLIAADPDVAAVNDSRSAVAQGRGASPRVYTYQPVAEPLPVVVDEGRLPATADEVALGPFTAETFGVGVGDTVELTGTRAERRLTVTGLAFLPEGQGNYNIDGGWVTGAGFDALFGAASIHVAHIAVRDGADPAVVAQRLDQAVRAVSDDVSAHPALQRDHSVELLVIRGLPLYLALFLAVLAVAAVGHALAVAVRRRRRDLAVLRALGLTGGQCRGAVVTQSLVIVLAGLVIGAPLGVAAGSWLWRYITDAEVIQYVPPPVLPAVAVVVPAAVLAAVALAAWPARRAGSFPVWQTLRAE
- a CDS encoding sensor histidine kinase, giving the protein MNATPAAARARNRRDAALWAGWAALVAVTAALAVWALRTLIDLPGELLPWALLGLVAVPVAVTAAVLPRLRRRAVAVAGPTLVLCGLVLMVLAVYLVVVIGLGGEVDDDEQGVLAFSMLAALTAVVLAEPVRGRLRELAEQWAGRPQRPAASALETFGSRMTRAVPMDELLLQLAETLRSTLGPLGAEVWTGEDGVLERTVSVPERGPGRLTLAGPELAAVTRARVSGTAWAAMWLPSVLPGERRSVRVASVTHLGRLLGLLVVVRSADDPPFRDDDDRMLADLARQVGLALHNVRLDSALQASLEELRRRNAELQASRARIVSAADASRRQIERNLHDGAQQRLVALAVKLGLARRLATGDSAALLEELRTDVQETLTELRELAHGIYPPLLREHGLGEALRNAAGRAAVPTTVEADGARYLPEAEAAVYFCCLEALQNAGKHAGPGASATVRVGGSASGGLEFEVADDGAGFDPAATSESHGFVNMRDRLGAFGGELTVDSAPGAGTVIRGTIPTAALAPAEP